aaaagttaggcaTGCAATGCCTTTGATAAGTCCTGTTTTGATTATTTGTTAAAATGaacttcaaattaaattttaaattatttatttcaacacaAATGTCATTAAAGCTTACTTTTTGAATCTTACAACATGTTATAACTGGAAAATAAAAGTACCACAGCCCTGAGAAGAGTTGGCCCATAACCTCAGCCAGCTTGTTGGTTACAACTAAATACTATGTACTCATTTTCAGTTATTTCTCTTTTCAAtgaactttaataataaacattacttattttgaattattttctgtgattcacacaaaaaaaacccTTAAGAGGTTTCCTATTATAGAAAATTAATCTTTAATTACCTacctaatgttatttttaattatcatgTTGTTTTCAAATGACATTATCATTGTCTTTATTCAAACagatacttaattttttaaactctGTGTAAGACTCGAATGTCAGTTTATGATCTCATTGATGACTTCAAAACACTTCTTTAATGTCTACACCAAGCATGTCGCATGCATGTAGTCATGACTTGGATACTTGAAAGATTTATTGTTTTCCCTTTTGTTGTGGTGTACAATAACACAGATGTTATCACAGATATTGTACTTAAGTTTGtagaaaaagtataaaatattgttacggGCTGGGgcttgggataaataaaaattctaccgaagtacaaattaaaaactgtattagcagttagaacacttaaaacacttcacaaacaccttAAAGTTTCGCttcgcttctttcgcttcgcttcatgtgatccgttcgcttcgagtagttccgattgctCACCGagtgcgtgccatctctgcaacgcttttatagccgatatcacatccctacaattatcgagagtattccacacatttctagtattgtgtttccgctatctgacaatagatggcattgtacTTCCCGAGCGTTCTCTAGATCCttcaatattcgttcgactattcggtgatagatggcgttgaccggcgtaacaatattcaaACCAATATCCTGAGcagaaagataaaaaaacatgagTGGCACGCGGGGTCTGCCGCGGTAAAACTATTgcgtagcattttttatcaacttatgcaattataattagacaataataatttaatattaaacaataataaaataagaccacgctatatttataaacattaacaaaagcaaaacattaactgtccccttcacactcacaGGCTAggccgcgcgagagagagatgggcagacttttcatgatgcgcatgctgTTGGacatcacgccgcgcgcttattcacacttaacactacacaagcgcaacgtgtgaatgtgttgaacgcgagctacatcgtaggcagagtgggggtgttaggttttattttcgttacggaatttcttgattcggtcgccacgctcaaaacccgcgataaaagctatgcattAACTTAATAGAATCattgtttataaaaatcttttattattattttttattgcttatgtgggtgtaCGAGCatagagcccacctggtgttaagtggttactggagcccatagacatgacgtaaataccgccacctatctcgagacataagttctaaggtctagatCTAAGGtcagcttttacagtacaacggctttcccacccttccaactgaaatgcattactgcttcacggcagaaataggcagggtggtggtacctatccgtgctgactcacaagacataattacgcaaattagaattttgcgggactgatttttattacacgaaaaccatggaagtcaatcgtgaacaattattaagtacgtattttgctttctattttatgaaaaatatttagttttagtGAGATCAGTAACATAAGGCACACGATTTGTGCAGAGTGCAGGGCGCGCGCCGCGTGTGCTCGGTGCTGGAGGAggcggcggcgcgggcgcgGGCGGCGGGCGCGCGGGCCGCGGCCGACCGCTCCGCGCTGTGCGGCGCGCTGCGGCACGGCGGCCTGCGCGTGCGCGGCCTGCGCGACGAGCTGCAGCGCGGCCTGCTGCGGCTGCGCGAGCGCGGCGACGGACTGCGCGACCAGCGTGAGTGCGGGGCCGGGGGggcgggcgggggcgggggccggGCCGCGCTCACCGCCCGCCGTGTGCCGGGACGGGGggcgggcgggggcggggggccGGGCCGCGCTCACCGCCCGCCGTGTGCCGGGACGGGGggcgggcgggggcggggggccGGGCCGCGCTCACCGCCCGCCGTGTGCCGGGACGGGGggcgggcgggggcggggggccGGACCGCGCTCACCGCCCGCCGTGTGCCGGGACGGGGggcgggcgggggcggggggccGGGCCGCGCTCACCGCCCGCCGTGTGCAGTGGCGGCGAGCGAGGCGCGCGCGCGGCGGGCGCTGCAGGCGGCGCAGGAGGAGCGCGGGCGGGCGGAGCGGCGCGCAGAGGAGGCGCGGGCCCGGGAGGACGCCGAGAGGACGCTTCTACGGTGCAAACTACAGCAGGTTCGCTCGCATTACTACCTTGATCCTAGTTATCAAGCCCCCACTGTACTAATTTAGCAGTCTGTAAGAATGTATGAATATTGTTGAAATTAATTCGAGCCTTACAACTTTACTTTATTTGCTTAAAATTGCTAAAATATACTTTTGATGTTTTGGTTGAACTGAAATGGTAATACAATTCAGTTAAGTgataaatgaggttttttttttttttattgcttagataagtggacgagctcacagcccacctggtgttaagtggttactggagcccatagacatctacaacgtaaatgcgccacccaccttgagatataagttctaaggtctcaattatagttacaacagctgccccacccttcaaaccgaaacgcattactgcttcacggcagaaataggcggggcggtggtacctaaccgtgcggactcgcaagaggtcctaccaccagtaattacgcaaattataattttgctggtttcattttgattacacgatgttattccttcaccatggaaatcaatcgtgaacatttgttgagtacgtatttcattagataaaattggtacccgcctgcgggattcgaacaccggtgcatcgctacatacgaatgcaccggacgtcttatccgttaggccacgacgacttcaaattttgGCTTTCTGTTTCAAGTTTAGTATTTACTAAATAGTATGAAACTTGAATTTTAGTTATACATCATCACAACACAACCCTCTTCTTTACAGAAAGAAGACTTCGTTGAAAATCTTCAAAAGGAAATCGAACGGTTGCAACAGGAGCTTCGAGATCGAATTGTTGAAGCCGACAATACTATTGAGAATTTGAAGCTAGGGTAACTAGCACCGGCAACGCCCGTCGCGTCCGCCGCGCGGTCGCCGCGGGACGGCAGCTGAGACGGGGCTGTGTGCAGGTTGCAGCGGAGCGACGACGCGCGGGCGGCGCTGCAGCGGAGCCTGGCCCTCTCCGAGCAGCAGGGCGCCGAGCTGCGGGACCAGCACCAGCGTCTCCTGCTGCAGCTGCAGGTGACACGCTCAGGCTCTCGACGCGCGTCAACGCGTTTTAAACGctatgttgtttattatctgTTCGTAAATACTATTTATCCAGGACGCGCATGCTTCCCTCGAGGCATCATCGCGTGCTGTCGAAGAGCTCAAGGAACAAAACGACTCTCGGCAGCGAACCCTCGAGCGGCAGAACGAAGTACAGTTCCGATACGAACGCGGTGTCGCGTCGCGAGCGCGCGCCCCACCCCCTCTGTCTCCCGCAGGCCCTGGGCGCCGCCAGCGCGCAGGTGGAGCAGCTGACGGCGCGCGCCGCCGCGCTGGAGGACGAGAAGGCGGACGCGGTGTGCAGCCTGCGCGCCGAGCTCAGTGCGCTGCAGGCCCGCCACGACGACGTGCAGGGCCGGTTCCAGTCGTTCAGGTGAGGGGGGCacgcgggggcgggggcggggcgcgggacCCAGTGCAGCCGCGCGTGTTGCAGGGCGGAGAGCGAGGGGgcggcggggcgggggcggggcgcgggccCCAGTGCAGCCGCGCGTGTTGCAGGGCGGAGAGCGAGGGGgcggcggggcgggggcggggcgcgggacCCAGTGCAGCCGCGCGTGTTGCAGGGCGGAGAGCGAGGGGgcggcggggcgggggcggggcgcgggacCCAGTGCAGCCGCGCGTGTTGCAGGGCGGAGAGCGAGGGGgcggcggggcgggggcggggcgcgggacCCAGTGCAGCCGCGCGTGTTGCAGGGCGGAGAGCGAGGGGGcagcggggcgggggcgggggcggggcgcgggccCCAGTGCAGCCGCGCGTGTTGCAGGGCGGAGAGCGAGGGGgcggcggggcgggggcggggcgcgggacCCAGTGCAGCCGCGCGTGTTGCAGGGCGGAGAGCGAGGGGgcggcggggcgggggcggggcgcgggacCCAGTGCAGCCGCGCGTGTTGCAGGGCGGAGAGCGAGGGGgcggcggggcgggggcggggcgcgggacCCAGTGCAGCCGCGCGTGTTGCAGGGCGGAGAGCGAGGGGgcggcggggcgggggcggggcgcgggacCCAGTGCAGCCGCGCGTGTTGCAGGGCGGAGAGCGAGGGGGcagcggggcgggggcgggggcggggcgcgggccCCAGTGCAGCCGCGCGTGTTGCAGGGCGGAGAGCGAGGGGgcggcggggcgggggcggggcgcgggacCCAGTGCAGCCGCGCGTGTTGCAGGGCGGAGAGCGAGGGGgcggcggggcgggggcggggcgcgggacCCAGTGCAGCCGCGCGTGTTGCAGGGCGGAGAGCGAGGGGGcagcggggcgggggcgggggcggggcgcgggccCCAGTGCAGCCGCGCGTGTTGCAGGGCGGAGAGCGAGGGGgcggcggggcgggggcggggcgcgggccCCAGTGCAGCCGCGCGTGTTGCAGGGCGGAGAGCGAGGGGgcggcggggcgggggcggggcgcgggccCCAGTGCAGCCGCGCGTGTTGCAGGGCGGAGAGCGAGGGGGcagcggggcgggggcgggggcggggcgcgggccCCAGTGCAGCCGCGCGTGTTGCAGGGCGGAGAGCGAGGGGgcggcggggcgggggcggggcgcgggccCCAGTGCAGCCGCGCGTGTTGCAGGGCGGAGAGCGAGGGGGcagcggggcgggggcgggggcggggcgcgggccCCAGTGCAGCCGCGCGTGTTGCAGGGCGGAGAGCGAGGGGgcggcggggcgggggcggggcgcgggccCCAGTGCAGCCGCGCGTGTTGCAGGGCGGAGAGCGAGGGGgcggcggggcgggggcggggcgcgggccCCAGTGCAGCCGCGCGTGTTGCAGGGCGGAGAGCGAGGGGgcggcggggcgggggcggggcgcgggccCCAGTGCAGCCGCGCGTGTTGCAGGGCGGAGAGCGAGGGGgcggcggggcgggggcggggcgcgggccCCAGTGCAGCCGCGCGTGTTGCAGGGCGGAGAGCGAGGGGgcggcggggcgggggcggggcgcgggccCCAGTGCAGCCGCGCGTGTTGCAGGGCGGAGAGCGAGGGGgcggcggggcgggggcggggcgcgggccCCAGTGCAGCCGCGCGTGTTGCAGGGCGGAGAGCGAGGGGgcggcggggcgggggcggggcgcgggccCCAGTGCAGCCGCGCGTGTTGCAGGGCGGAGAGCGAGGGGgcggcggggcgggggcggggcgcgggccCCAGTGCAGCCGCGCGTGTTGCAGGGCGGAGAGCGAGGGGgcggcggggcgggggcggggcgcgggccCCAGTGCAGCCGCGCGTGTTGCAGGGCGGAGAGCGAGGGGgcggcggggcgggggcggggcgcgggccCCAGTGCAGCCGCGCGTGTTGCAGGGCGGAGAGCGAGGGGgcggcggggcgggggcggggcgcgggccCCAGTGCAGCCGCGCGTGTTGCAGGGCGGAGAGCGAGGCGCGCGAGGCGGCGGCGGGCGCCAGCGTGGCGGCGCTCATGCGGGACGTGCAGGCCGAGGGCGAGCGCCGACACAAGCTGGAGGCCGCGCTGGGCGCCGCGCGAGACCTGGCCGCCCAGCGGGAGCGTCTGCTTGCGGTCTGTCTCGCTCCTGTACAATCATTTCGTAGCGTGAGTCAGTTGACCCAACCTAAATAGAATTTCACGACTGATTTCAGGACAAAGAAGACGAACTCAACAAACAGATGTCTATTATTCTGGATATGAGGAACGAAAAGGTATCTGCAGGTTCTCGATCACGTCCACCGCACAGACCACCGCGTGACGATTGACGCCGCCGTTCACAGGAGCGGCTCCAGGAGAAAATCCAGAGCATGCAGAACACCATCGACAACGTGCAGAAGGAGCTGTCGGgccgcggggcggggcggggcggcgcGCAGGGGGAGGCGCCGCAGCAGGACGCGCCCCCCCGCCCCCTCGACCCCGTGCTCTACAACTTCCTGAGCGACACCAGCCTGGACGCCGACGCGCTGGACGTATGCGTCACTGCTGCGTGTGAGTGTGTGCGCGTGGCGCGGGTGCTGTAGTGGCCGGTGTCGGCGGTGTGTTGCAGACGAGCGAGGTGCGCCGCCGGTTCGAGGCGCTGTCCGGCGGTCGGCGAGCCGGCGCCGCCCAGCgtgcgccccgccccgccccgcaaCATGCGTACCCTCAGGTGCGTGTTCACCTCCTCCAATAAATGTGCTGCATAAGTCCCGTGGGTAAGGTTTACTCGTTATGACCCAGATATAAGAAATATGCAAAAATAATGATGAACAGTTGTGGCCTCACCGAGCACGCAGCGCAACCGGCGCCTGCTGTCGGTCCGTCGGCCTGACTCTTGTATTTCGTCTTTTTGAAAGTTATTGTCGTATAAATTTGTATCACACTTTCAACCCAATTAATAATTCGTCCAGTTCGTTTCAAGATTTAATTCTAAATGCGACTTAACGGCTACGCATTAAAGGTAAGTTTCCATTATTTCGCTGATTGTGACGACTGGTTCTATGAAcacgcgccgccgccgcctccgCTCGGCAGTCgcccgtgtccttgtcgcaagtGAAGCTCGACTTGAAAACGAAACATAAATCATTCTTCAAAAACAAGAGAGTCGATTTGAAGACGAAGAAACTCAAGTGACGGACTCGCTCTTATTCatgatttattcaaattaaatatcacATTAATCCATCAagagatattttatttcaaaatctacTAAAATAAGGtattatataaatgtaaaaaataaaaataaaatcataatggAACTGGTTTATAATTTAAGGAATAAGTGTTCAGAATCCTAAACAAACTAGAGGCAACACCCCTAGCGCTACCCCCGGCCGCTTCAAGGGGGGCGCACTCCCTCCGTCCGCCGACATCTGCGCctcgagcgggggcggggcgggggTCGCGGGGGGCGCGGGTGGGGCGCGAGGCGACGCACGCGCCGGGGTAGCGCTCGGCGTCCCGGGGGGCGAGGGGGGCGCGGGCTCGTCGCCGCCGTACTCCGCCGCGTTGTCTCCGTACTCGCCCGCCTTTAAAGCACGTTATGACCTCTACTGATGTGCAGCTAGGGTGCTCTGAGGCCGATATCAATAGAAACCATCCGGAACGCTTACCTTGAAGTCGGCTCGATTCGGTTCGAACTCGAAAGAGACTCGCGAGATGATCTCGGCCCCCGGGGTGGGGGCAATGGGGGAAGCTGTGCGCGTGGGCGGGGCGGGGCCGCGGGGGGGAGTCGGCGTCGGACTCGGTCGAGCGCCTCGTGCTGTCGTTAGTTCCTCTGCAGCATAACATTCACATATTTCTAATTAAGATTCGTTCGCGATATGCACAATTcacaaaggggatggcccattttaggcccaaagcggacaatagattatagaaaaaatacttagtgcattaattttgtcataaataaatatgcatttactttcttgcaaataagcgccactatagtttacaataagtagtttaaaaaaagtaactctattgaaaaaacaaggatttttatttttgcgggaaaaatattgccagcttcaaaaccttttacgtatgaagtaaatattttgagtatataaataaaacatataaataaatcattttaagtattatcattaatcaaacgattttaatggatttttatgcacataaaataacatcgaagacatacccattggactttaactagtaactatacttgagaccttagaacttatatctcaaggtgggtggcgcatttacgttgtagatgtatatgggctccagtaaccacttagtaacaccagggtggctgtgagctcgcccacccatctaagcaataaaaaaaactttactagtattgttatttaaatatgtacatttaaatatgtacatgtaacaaaaacataaaaaataatgtgtactcgtaaaaaaaagattaagatataaatcaattatcggttatttaaaaaaataatcgatttatGAATTTCAtctcattatttttctttatactgacaacactgaatttaatctga
This is a stretch of genomic DNA from Bombyx mori chromosome 23, ASM3026992v2. It encodes these proteins:
- the LOC110386614 gene encoding myosin-14, which codes for MDISDITKVASRKRISEDAEKLREKVSRETAKIIKLKVAQDTAYWDLKEKLQQVEANHERLQQNMVEVQMQHEATSGQYQDELRLRPETLNKVQGARRVCSVLEEAAARARAAGARAAADRSALCGALRHGGLRVRGLRDELQRGLLRLRERGDGLRDQLAASEARARRALQAAQEERGRAERRAEEARAREDAERTLLRCKLQQKEDFVENLQKEIERLQQELRDRIVEADNTIENLKLGLQRSDDARAALQRSLALSEQQGAELRDQHQRLLLQLQDAHASLEASSRAVEELKEQNDSRQRTLERQNEALGAASAQVEQLTARAAALEDEKADAVCSLRAELSALQARHDDVQGRFQSFRAESEAREAAAGASVAALMRDVQAEGERRHKLEAALGAARDLAAQRERLLADKEDELNKQMSIILDMRNEKERLQEKIQSMQNTIDNVQKELSGRGAGRGGAQGEAPQQDAPPRPLDPVLYNFLSDTSLDADALDTSEVRRRFEALSGGRRAGAAQRAPRPAPQHAYPQSPVSLSQVKLDLKTKHKSFFKNKRVDLKTKKLK